One stretch of Ursus arctos isolate Adak ecotype North America unplaced genomic scaffold, UrsArc2.0 scaffold_37, whole genome shotgun sequence DNA includes these proteins:
- the RNASE1 gene encoding ribonuclease pancreatic — protein MAQKFFILFPLLVLVLLALGCVQPSLGKESQAEKFQRQHMDSNTSTVGSSYCNQMMKRRNMTAGWCKPVNTFVHEPLPDVQAVCLQGNVTCKNGQPNCHQSSSRMHITDCRLKRGSKYPKCEYQMEQQEKSIIVACGGNPYVPVHFDASV, from the coding sequence ATGGCTCAGAAGTTCTTCATCCTGTTCCCACTACTGGTCCTGGTGCTGCTGGCGCTGGGCTGTGTCCAGCCGTCTCTGGGCAAGGAGTCCCAGGCTGAGAAGTTCCAGCGGCAGCACATGGACTCGAACACCTCCACCGTGGGCTCCAGCTACTGCAACCAAATGATGAAGCGCCGGAACATGACAGCCGGGTGGTGCAAGCCGGTGAACACCTTTGTGCACGAGCCTCTGCCCGACGTCCAGGCCGTCTGCCTCCAGGGAAATGTCACCTGCAAGAACGGGCAACCCAACTGCCACCAGAGCAGCTCCAGGATGCACATCACCGACTGCCGCCTGAAGCGTGGCTCCAAGTACCCGAAATGCGAGTACCAGATGGAGCAGCAAGAGAAATCCATCATCGTGGCCTGTGGGGGGAACCCGTATGTGCCGGTCCACTTCGACGCTTCCGTGTAG